Proteins from one Mesotoga infera genomic window:
- a CDS encoding 3-oxoacid CoA-transferase subunit A, with product MKTITRKELPEIVRPGSSTMIGGFLGCGTPDEIIDELIVSRIGGLTVIANDTAFPDRGIGRLVVNRLVSRAIVSHIGTNPETQRQMIEGEIEVELVPQGTLAERVRARGVGLGGILTPTGVGTVVEEGKETIVVGEQKYLLELPIGAEFALIKAKRADYCGNLSYSLTARNFNPLMAMAAECVIAEVEEIVPVGSISPEEINTPGVIVDYILVRGCR from the coding sequence TTGAAGACAATTACCAGAAAGGAACTCCCGGAAATAGTTAGACCAGGTTCGTCAACAATGATTGGCGGCTTCCTCGGCTGCGGCACGCCAGATGAGATAATCGATGAGCTGATTGTCTCGAGAATCGGTGGGCTGACGGTTATAGCCAACGATACGGCTTTCCCCGACAGGGGAATAGGCAGGCTAGTTGTGAACAGGCTTGTGAGTAGGGCGATAGTCTCTCACATAGGGACCAACCCCGAAACCCAACGCCAGATGATAGAAGGAGAGATCGAAGTTGAACTCGTTCCCCAGGGGACACTCGCCGAAAGGGTGCGCGCCAGGGGAGTAGGACTCGGTGGCATACTTACCCCGACCGGTGTCGGAACGGTTGTGGAAGAAGGGAAAGAGACCATAGTGGTGGGAGAACAGAAATACCTGCTGGAACTTCCGATAGGTGCTGAGTTTGCGCTTATCAAGGCAAAGAGAGCCGATTACTGTGGAAATCTCTCATACTCCCTTACGGCCAGAAATTTCAATCCCCTCATGGCGATGGCCGCAGAATGTGTCATAGCCGAGGTGGAGGAGATCGTACCCGTTGGTTCGATAAGTCCTGAGGAGATAAACACTCCTGGCGTAATCGTGGATTACATACTTGTAAGGGGGTGTCGATGA
- a CDS encoding 3-oxoacid CoA-transferase subunit B encodes MDPREVIARRVAKELKDGDLVNLGIGIPTLVANYIPSGVNVFFQSENGIIGMGPEPRKGMENPDMTNAGGMFVTALPGAMAFDSAMSFGFIRGGHLDITVLGALQVDEKGMLANWMIPGKMVPGMGGAMDLVTGAKKVIVAMTHTGKGTPKIVRKCNFPLTSIRPVDLIVTELAVIEPGPKGLVLKEVAPDISVEEILKTTDARLIISDRLCEMTL; translated from the coding sequence ATGGATCCCAGAGAGGTTATAGCCAGACGAGTTGCTAAAGAACTTAAAGACGGAGACCTGGTGAATCTGGGAATAGGAATCCCAACTTTAGTGGCCAATTATATTCCATCGGGCGTGAATGTTTTTTTTCAGTCGGAAAACGGAATAATCGGAATGGGACCGGAACCGCGTAAAGGTATGGAGAATCCCGATATGACCAATGCGGGTGGAATGTTCGTGACGGCTCTTCCCGGTGCTATGGCCTTCGATAGTGCGATGTCCTTCGGCTTCATAAGGGGAGGTCATCTCGATATTACGGTGCTCGGTGCCTTACAGGTGGATGAAAAAGGTATGCTGGCAAACTGGATGATTCCTGGAAAGATGGTTCCCGGCATGGGGGGCGCCATGGACCTTGTAACCGGTGCGAAGAAAGTGATAGTAGCGATGACCCATACGGGCAAAGGTACCCCTAAAATAGTTCGAAAATGCAATTTCCCTTTGACTTCAATCAGACCTGTAGATCTCATAGTGACGGAACTTGCCGTAATAGAGCCAGGTCCGAAGGGATTGGTTTTAAAGGAAGTTGCGCCAGATATATCCGTAGAGGAGATACTAAAAACGACAGATGCACGGCTTATAATATCCGACCGGTTGTGCGAAATGACACTGTAG
- the ybaK gene encoding Cys-tRNA(Pro) deacylase, with the protein MQKTNATRILDKMGIEYEVLEYDVDEDQLGAEHVAEELGISADMTMKTLVVKGDRSGVFVCCLRGDHEIDMKLLESITGDKNIETVPTSMLLSLTGYVRGGVSPLGMKKSYRILIDSHAISKEKVSMSAGKRGVQIWIKPTDVVKATKGEVKNFSREKH; encoded by the coding sequence ATGCAAAAAACTAACGCGACTAGAATTCTCGATAAAATGGGAATAGAGTACGAGGTTCTTGAATACGATGTGGATGAAGATCAACTGGGTGCCGAACACGTGGCTGAAGAATTGGGGATAAGCGCCGACATGACCATGAAGACGCTGGTTGTCAAAGGCGACAGAAGCGGTGTATTTGTATGTTGTCTTAGAGGCGACCACGAGATCGACATGAAATTGCTGGAATCGATAACGGGCGATAAAAATATAGAAACGGTTCCTACAAGCATGCTGCTTTCTCTGACCGGATACGTTCGTGGCGGAGTATCACCGCTGGGAATGAAGAAGAGTTACAGAATACTTATAGACTCCCACGCCATATCTAAAGAAAAAGTTTCGATGAGCGCCGGAAAGAGGGGAGTACAGATCTGGATCAAACCAACGGATGTCGTGAAGGCTACTAAGGGAGAAGTGAAGAACTTCTCGCGAGAAAAACATTGA
- a CDS encoding ABC transporter ATP-binding protein yields the protein MSEKIIEVKDLQKWFPVRRNIREFFSGEHRYVKAVDGVSFSIKRGEIFGLVGESGCGKTTTGKLIMKLLEPTGGTMLLDGKDVTHIEKEELKKYRRNVQMIFQDPYASMNPRFKIRDVMEEPLIIHKLGEDRDERLKMIEKALKEVKLNPPEEFLVRYPHMLSGGQRQRAATARTLLLNPQLLVADEPVSMIDLSTRAEILHMMKEVQRDLGLTYLYITHDLSTARYFTDRIAVMYLGKIIEMGEPDDVIDRPVHPYTRALIAAVCEPVAGKVNRAKIVPIKGEIPSAANIPKGCRFHPRCPYAVDECREKEEPKLQEIENGHYHACRRWKEVQEART from the coding sequence ATGAGCGAGAAGATAATAGAAGTGAAAGACCTCCAGAAATGGTTTCCGGTCAGGAGAAACATAAGAGAGTTCTTCAGTGGAGAGCACAGGTATGTGAAGGCGGTAGACGGAGTGAGCTTCTCGATAAAGAGGGGCGAGATATTCGGACTTGTAGGTGAGTCCGGGTGTGGAAAGACAACGACTGGCAAGCTGATAATGAAACTGCTGGAACCGACAGGAGGTACGATGCTCCTGGATGGAAAAGACGTAACGCACATAGAGAAAGAAGAACTGAAGAAGTACAGGAGAAACGTGCAGATGATCTTTCAGGACCCATACGCATCGATGAACCCGAGGTTCAAGATAAGGGACGTGATGGAAGAGCCGCTCATAATACACAAACTTGGAGAGGACAGAGACGAAAGGCTGAAGATGATAGAGAAGGCTTTGAAGGAAGTGAAGCTGAACCCGCCGGAAGAGTTCCTGGTGAGATACCCTCACATGCTCTCTGGAGGGCAGAGGCAGAGGGCTGCGACGGCGAGGACGTTGCTGCTCAACCCGCAGTTGCTGGTGGCCGACGAGCCCGTCTCGATGATAGACCTCTCGACGAGGGCGGAGATACTGCACATGATGAAGGAAGTGCAGAGGGATCTGGGACTGACATACCTGTACATAACGCACGACCTGTCGACTGCGAGATACTTCACCGACAGGATAGCGGTGATGTACCTTGGAAAGATAATAGAGATGGGAGAGCCCGACGACGTGATAGACAGGCCGGTGCATCCATACACGAGAGCGCTGATAGCTGCTGTGTGCGAGCCTGTGGCCGGAAAGGTTAACAGGGCGAAGATAGTGCCGATAAAGGGAGAGATCCCCTCTGCCGCGAACATACCCAAGGGCTGCAGGTTCCATCCGAGATGTCCCTACGCGGTTGACGAGTGCAGGGAGAAGGAAGAGCCCAAACTGCAAGAGATAGAGAACGGACACTACCACGCTTGCAGAAGATGGAAGGAGGTCCAGGAAGCGCGGACTTGA
- a CDS encoding ABC transporter ATP-binding protein: protein MEKILRVDNLKLYYYTSKGIVKAVDEISFSLKKGETLGLVGESGCGKTTTGFALLKMPTPPGRIVGGRIEIDGLDITPLSEGEMRKNVRWEKISMVFQGAMNTLTPVYTIGKQMMETLQEHRQMEREEARKRIEKYLNLVGLSGEVVKRYPHELSGGMKQRIAIATALFLEPRVIICDEPTTALDVIVQAQIINLLKDLKEKLDLSFIFITHDLATEAEVSDRIAVMYAGKIVEIGRNEEIYGEEGPCHPYTRNLLAATPRLHEKVSTLSFIPGAPPDLLEPPSGCRFHPRCSVAMEKCAKEEPPLIEIEEEHMVACWRCKR from the coding sequence ATGGAGAAAATACTTAGAGTGGATAACCTGAAGCTTTACTACTACACGAGCAAGGGGATAGTCAAGGCCGTGGACGAAATAAGCTTCAGTCTGAAGAAGGGGGAGACGCTGGGACTGGTGGGGGAGTCGGGATGCGGAAAGACCACCACGGGCTTCGCCCTTCTCAAGATGCCAACGCCTCCGGGCAGGATAGTGGGAGGAAGGATAGAGATTGACGGGCTGGACATAACACCGCTCAGCGAGGGTGAGATGAGGAAGAACGTTCGCTGGGAGAAGATATCCATGGTCTTCCAGGGAGCGATGAACACGCTCACGCCCGTTTACACCATAGGCAAACAGATGATGGAGACTCTCCAGGAGCACAGGCAGATGGAGAGAGAGGAGGCCAGGAAGAGGATAGAGAAGTACCTCAACCTGGTGGGACTATCCGGAGAAGTGGTGAAGAGATACCCTCACGAACTTTCCGGGGGGATGAAACAGAGGATAGCGATAGCGACCGCGCTCTTCCTGGAGCCGAGGGTTATCATCTGCGACGAACCAACGACGGCGCTGGACGTGATAGTGCAGGCTCAGATAATCAACCTTCTGAAAGACCTGAAGGAGAAGCTCGATCTCTCGTTCATCTTCATAACACACGACCTGGCCACGGAGGCCGAAGTCTCGGACAGGATAGCGGTGATGTACGCCGGAAAGATAGTCGAGATAGGCAGGAACGAAGAGATATACGGAGAAGAGGGCCCCTGCCACCCTTACACGAGGAACCTTCTGGCGGCCACACCGAGACTGCACGAAAAGGTGAGCACGCTCTCCTTCATTCCCGGAGCACCGCCAGACCTGCTTGAGCCACCGTCGGGCTGCAGATTCCATCCGAGATGTTCCGTTGCGATGGAGAAGTGCGCAAAGGAAGAACCACCGCTGATAGAGATAGAAGAGGAACACATGGTTGCCTGCTGGAGGTGCAAGAGATGA
- a CDS encoding ABC transporter permease, translating to MRWTDIKDSIKDFWNEFRKVKSGIVGIIFLGIFLFILFFERFIVPFPQVNNKWRDITFWQDLPSSAAPEWTNLFTSKKRAVSESIGEYALTEKAAGTVKILEYVFEYDYKAGVAPSDLIFHAEGTGKPTVILTIERPDGLTLDLFRKQMEMNSSQEIRVAIDKSSQSAAYNFGRKYDSVEGIPLQTVKTTDVIFSKAQIGMFRAPSALNGVYKVKATLMLQKADERVDKVYLNVVGRVFGILGTDNSKRDIWSGVLAGVKWALLIGLLTAVISVSIGVIYGVMSAYLGGWKDSLMQRIFEIFISVPLLPVLIVMSAVFKPSIWVIILIMSIFYWVGPVKTVRSMGLQIKEETYIEASRALGASNARIIFKHMVPLLIPYAFASMALYVPGAIVVEATISLLGLGDATIVTWGQILQSALSGGAVLSGMWWWVVPPGLAIALMGMTFAFVGFAMDKILNPKLKTR from the coding sequence ATGAGGTGGACCGATATAAAGGATTCTATAAAAGACTTCTGGAATGAATTCAGAAAGGTGAAGTCCGGAATAGTCGGCATAATTTTTCTCGGTATATTTCTATTCATTCTATTTTTCGAGCGTTTCATAGTGCCGTTTCCGCAGGTGAACAACAAGTGGAGAGATATTACCTTCTGGCAGGATCTGCCTTCCAGCGCCGCCCCCGAGTGGACGAACTTATTCACCTCAAAAAAACGTGCGGTATCGGAATCTATAGGAGAATACGCCCTAACTGAAAAAGCTGCCGGTACTGTGAAAATACTCGAGTATGTTTTTGAGTACGACTATAAGGCCGGAGTTGCGCCTTCGGATCTCATTTTCCACGCCGAGGGAACCGGAAAACCAACCGTCATTCTGACGATAGAAAGGCCCGATGGTTTGACGCTGGATCTATTCAGAAAACAAATGGAGATGAACAGCTCTCAGGAGATAAGAGTTGCGATAGACAAATCCAGTCAAAGTGCCGCCTATAACTTCGGGAGAAAGTACGATTCCGTAGAGGGGATCCCTCTTCAAACGGTCAAGACGACGGACGTTATCTTCTCCAAAGCTCAGATAGGGATGTTTAGAGCTCCATCGGCTTTAAACGGTGTTTACAAAGTGAAAGCCACCCTGATGCTTCAGAAGGCCGACGAAAGAGTAGATAAGGTTTATTTGAACGTTGTCGGAAGGGTCTTCGGCATACTGGGTACAGACAACTCGAAGAGGGATATCTGGAGCGGGGTGCTGGCCGGAGTGAAATGGGCCCTGCTGATCGGGCTTCTCACGGCAGTCATATCGGTCTCGATCGGCGTGATCTACGGGGTCATGAGCGCGTACCTCGGAGGCTGGAAAGACTCCTTAATGCAGAGGATCTTCGAGATATTCATAAGCGTTCCACTTCTGCCGGTTCTAATAGTCATGAGCGCGGTCTTCAAGCCCAGCATATGGGTGATCATACTCATAATGAGTATCTTCTACTGGGTAGGGCCGGTCAAGACCGTCAGGAGCATGGGATTGCAGATAAAGGAAGAGACGTACATAGAGGCATCCAGAGCACTGGGCGCTTCGAACGCCAGAATCATCTTCAAACACATGGTTCCGCTCCTCATTCCTTACGCCTTCGCCTCCATGGCCCTCTATGTACCCGGCGCCATCGTCGTAGAGGCGACCATAAGTCTGCTCGGCCTGGGTGACGCCACGATAGTCACTTGGGGTCAGATTTTACAGAGCGCTCTAAGTGGTGGTGCAGTTTTGAGCGGCATGTGGTGGTGGGTAGTACCGCCGGGGCTGGCGATAGCGCTTATGGGAATGACCTTTGCGTTTGTAGGGTTCGCGATGGACAAGATACTGAACCCGAAGCTGAAGACGAGGTAA
- a CDS encoding ABC transporter permease codes for MYWKYALKRVLYGLLMYAILVFVFSALFNTVMEQTLRAQIEEQVRSETMRMTNRSAQQMQDYVVVRKAELYSLYRLDRPVSERVLWRTWDTLTFNFGNSTLIRSADGSRSVWRIVSEAIPNTLLLFTVSIFVDIIIGVWLGLKKAQKAGGVLDKSTSVGTMVVFGMPSWWLGMLLIMFFAYTIRIFPSGGLHSTPPPEGIAYFFDLIYHLVLPVLTLVVLGFWGRAFLTRNIVLGILQEDYIMAARARGIPERKILYGHTMRTAAPPIVTMSLLALLASVSGNIVFEGIFSWPGMGNLYWVALQQNDVPVLMGNLAVTTGLYIGGLVILDLIYGLLDPRIKVGGKA; via the coding sequence ATGTACTGGAAATATGCTTTGAAGAGAGTTCTGTACGGTCTGCTAATGTATGCTATCCTGGTATTTGTCTTCTCTGCTCTCTTCAACACTGTTATGGAACAAACCCTTAGGGCCCAGATAGAGGAGCAGGTACGAAGCGAAACAATGCGTATGACAAACAGAAGCGCACAGCAAATGCAAGACTATGTAGTGGTTAGAAAGGCCGAGCTTTACTCGCTTTACAGGCTCGATAGACCGGTGAGCGAAAGAGTTTTGTGGCGCACCTGGGATACTCTGACTTTCAATTTCGGCAACTCGACCCTGATAAGATCTGCTGACGGAAGTAGAAGTGTCTGGAGAATAGTTTCTGAAGCGATTCCCAACACTTTGTTGCTCTTTACGGTGTCAATATTCGTTGATATCATAATCGGTGTCTGGTTGGGTCTAAAAAAAGCACAAAAGGCCGGTGGCGTCCTCGACAAGAGTACATCGGTCGGTACAATGGTCGTTTTCGGCATGCCCTCGTGGTGGCTGGGAATGCTGCTGATAATGTTCTTCGCATATACGATAAGAATATTTCCTTCCGGAGGGTTGCACTCGACACCTCCACCGGAAGGGATCGCATATTTCTTCGATCTCATTTACCATCTTGTGCTTCCCGTCCTCACGCTGGTCGTTCTAGGCTTCTGGGGAAGGGCCTTCCTCACCAGAAACATAGTCCTGGGAATCCTCCAGGAAGACTACATAATGGCAGCCAGAGCCAGAGGCATACCTGAACGCAAGATCCTCTACGGTCACACGATGAGAACGGCCGCCCCTCCCATAGTCACGATGTCGCTTCTGGCGCTTCTGGCATCGGTTTCCGGAAACATAGTCTTCGAGGGAATCTTCTCATGGCCGGGGATGGGAAACTTATACTGGGTTGCCCTTCAGCAGAACGACGTACCGGTACTCATGGGTAATCTCGCCGTTACTACCGGGCTGTACATAGGCGGGTTGGTCATTCTGGATCTCATATACGGGCTTCTCGATCCCAGGATCAAGGTTGGTGGTAAGGCATGA
- a CDS encoding ABC transporter substrate-binding protein: MSKRLTLVLLLVSMVMASFAFAVEKGPISDIVYFNVRMKEEIALKDTAEGMTDIFMYGVPGPVIFGLDQATRDKLDLYTVPSGSWSLLMNPVPNQAPYTLEVAGKEVFNAFAIKEVRFAMNFLINRQFVTDEILGGAGFPAFTMATEGQPGTYKYNLLATKFGFTAEGNETLAIEEITKAMQAAAELPANAGKLVKKADGFWYFNNEPVTIKFIIRVDDPNGRLRLGEYVSNQLEKAGLKVEKLLWDRSKAGRTVYGGSDPKDLVWQMYTEGWGAGATRAFWEHIVAQMYAPWYGYMPGNQTEGYWNYVQDEIDEVTMKAYTGNFLTEDEYWELALRGLELGLEEAVRIYVVNQQDFFTANAARLVDRFAYGLGDGLNGWSIKTAKTQDGVLFVTLFSAMGSLFMDAWDPIGTDGFSSTYSSAIAENLYDPAMFESPASAIQTPLRAIPIEVDTKVRRDEEGNVVGDFDVPANAINYDPVSEKWVEVGEGHKSMSMATYEFKFGNFHHGQPTTIADFLYAQGFLNEWANKEGDDDPLYEQGYSSKLKEQQDTLIGWVIHPDDTITVYFNYNFPASKERVAGWGAPGISVSASGQPVGCAWEIIEALALMITEGSQSGTTYAITRDPAVTEVDVLSPSCVKDIAAKLKEMIDRKYIPNYIKGFVTEEEVLARYNAALNFIDKYGHAYISNGQYYLAKFDTASNFAELRAFRDPTYPYEKGYWKEYLRATRLRIDHLDVPAISTFGMDINVVVDVSEVLYPEDTAVPATKGSVVVTLITDTGEFSFDATFVGDGFFEAVIPASALEGLAAGSYNVMAIASLEGAVPASASAQVVLY; the protein is encoded by the coding sequence TTGAGTAAGAGGTTAACGTTAGTCTTACTGTTAGTCTCCATGGTTATGGCATCTTTTGCTTTTGCCGTGGAGAAAGGTCCGATTTCAGACATTGTCTATTTCAACGTGAGAATGAAAGAGGAGATCGCGCTGAAGGACACAGCAGAAGGTATGACAGACATCTTCATGTATGGGGTCCCGGGTCCGGTGATTTTCGGTCTCGACCAGGCGACTAGAGACAAACTAGATCTATACACTGTACCGTCCGGTTCATGGTCGCTTCTGATGAACCCCGTACCCAACCAAGCACCATACACTCTCGAAGTGGCCGGCAAGGAAGTTTTCAACGCCTTTGCTATCAAGGAAGTAAGATTCGCCATGAACTTTCTGATCAACAGGCAGTTCGTCACCGACGAAATCCTTGGCGGAGCAGGCTTCCCGGCCTTCACCATGGCCACTGAAGGTCAACCTGGAACTTACAAGTACAATTTGTTGGCTACCAAGTTTGGATTCACGGCCGAAGGAAACGAGACTCTGGCAATCGAAGAGATAACTAAGGCTATGCAGGCTGCCGCAGAGCTTCCTGCAAACGCGGGCAAACTTGTAAAGAAGGCCGATGGTTTCTGGTACTTCAACAACGAGCCGGTTACCATAAAGTTCATAATCAGAGTAGATGATCCCAACGGTCGTCTGAGACTTGGAGAATACGTTTCCAACCAGCTTGAAAAGGCCGGTCTAAAGGTCGAGAAACTTCTCTGGGACAGAAGCAAGGCTGGAAGAACAGTCTATGGTGGAAGCGATCCCAAGGATCTAGTCTGGCAGATGTACACCGAAGGCTGGGGTGCAGGCGCGACGAGAGCATTCTGGGAACACATAGTGGCCCAGATGTACGCTCCATGGTACGGCTACATGCCTGGCAACCAGACCGAAGGTTACTGGAACTACGTTCAGGACGAGATAGACGAGGTTACCATGAAGGCCTACACCGGAAACTTCCTCACCGAAGACGAATACTGGGAACTGGCTCTCAGAGGTCTCGAACTGGGACTTGAAGAGGCAGTGAGGATATACGTTGTCAACCAGCAGGACTTCTTTACTGCAAATGCGGCCAGATTGGTAGATAGATTTGCCTACGGTCTCGGTGACGGTTTGAACGGCTGGTCGATAAAAACGGCTAAAACGCAAGACGGAGTTCTATTTGTTACGCTCTTCTCGGCTATGGGTTCGCTGTTCATGGATGCCTGGGATCCGATAGGGACCGACGGTTTCAGCAGTACCTATTCCAGTGCGATCGCAGAGAACCTATACGATCCGGCGATGTTCGAAAGCCCAGCTTCGGCCATACAAACTCCTCTTAGAGCTATTCCAATCGAGGTCGATACTAAGGTTAGAAGGGACGAAGAGGGTAACGTGGTCGGTGACTTCGATGTTCCAGCCAATGCGATCAACTACGACCCTGTTAGTGAAAAATGGGTCGAGGTCGGTGAAGGCCACAAATCAATGTCAATGGCAACCTATGAATTCAAGTTCGGCAATTTCCATCACGGACAGCCAACAACAATAGCAGATTTCTTGTATGCCCAGGGCTTCCTCAACGAATGGGCAAACAAGGAAGGCGATGACGATCCTCTGTACGAACAGGGTTATTCATCGAAGCTCAAAGAACAGCAGGATACATTAATCGGTTGGGTAATCCATCCCGACGATACCATAACCGTGTATTTCAACTACAACTTCCCGGCCAGTAAAGAGAGAGTTGCAGGCTGGGGTGCACCTGGAATCAGCGTATCGGCCTCCGGTCAGCCAGTCGGTTGCGCCTGGGAAATCATAGAGGCACTCGCGCTTATGATAACAGAGGGAAGCCAGTCCGGAACTACCTACGCCATCACCAGGGATCCGGCGGTCACGGAAGTCGATGTCCTTTCTCCGAGCTGTGTTAAGGATATCGCGGCTAAGTTGAAGGAAATGATCGATAGAAAGTACATACCTAACTACATCAAGGGTTTCGTGACCGAGGAAGAAGTGCTCGCCAGATACAACGCTGCGCTTAACTTTATCGACAAGTACGGTCACGCCTATATAAGCAACGGCCAGTACTATCTGGCAAAGTTCGACACAGCCTCTAACTTCGCCGAACTGAGAGCCTTCAGAGATCCAACCTATCCGTATGAGAAGGGGTACTGGAAGGAATACCTCAGGGCAACTAGGTTGAGAATCGACCATCTCGACGTTCCAGCCATATCTACTTTCGGAATGGATATCAATGTGGTCGTAGATGTCTCCGAAGTTTTATATCCGGAAGACACCGCTGTTCCAGCCACAAAGGGATCGGTCGTAGTTACGCTGATAACCGACACAGGCGAGTTCAGTTTCGATGCGACATTTGTCGGTGACGGTTTCTTTGAGGCGGTAATCCCGGCAAGCGCACTCGAGGGTCTTGCGGCGGGTTCCTATAACGTAATGGCCATAGCTTCTCTCGAAGGAGCCGTACCAGCCTCCGCTTCCGCACAAGTCGTGCTTTACTGA
- a CDS encoding serine hydrolase domain-containing protein has product MRKALLGLFVLLVIIASGMTFEQKGITEFFDITMNDILEKYDIPGAVLSFVSDGEVLYVQGYGYSNLESKTPMKADSLVRIGSVSKLFTWISLMQLYELGEIDLEANVNDYISGFKIPDTFPKPITIENLLTHTPGFEETSYNPIQFEEYTVQPLGESLKQIPERAFEPGKFAAYSNYGTALAGYIVQEVSGVEFSDYVDMNIIEKLRMNSTTVKQELEPDLRARMSTGYYYVDGRNESPTPFEKITIPPAGSITSSAGDMAKFIIANIQKGEFEGERILNEETAELMQSVHFRHDPRLNGMCYGFYEMSMNGLRLIGHGGDTGLFHSLLVFSPEDNWGLFVSFNSNGKGSARDALLNAFIDRFYPADRSIERKEVSYFDKIKLTGDYISNRRIFSDPFERLRSWMNPDITAEMSPNGDLIIQGIEYCFIDDDLATAKNEKSLVAFKTEGAKSYLFPNSAPMIAFEKIPWYMSQELVGSMIFVLLAGLFILLP; this is encoded by the coding sequence ATGAGAAAAGCGCTGCTAGGATTGTTTGTATTGCTGGTCATTATTGCTTCTGGGATGACTTTTGAACAAAAGGGGATTACTGAGTTTTTTGACATCACGATGAACGATATCCTGGAGAAGTATGATATTCCCGGTGCCGTGCTTAGTTTCGTAAGCGATGGAGAGGTTTTATATGTTCAGGGTTACGGTTATTCCAATCTTGAAAGTAAGACACCGATGAAAGCCGATTCACTGGTACGAATCGGTTCTGTATCAAAGCTATTCACTTGGATCTCGCTGATGCAGTTATATGAACTCGGAGAAATAGATCTCGAGGCGAATGTCAATGATTACATTTCCGGGTTCAAAATTCCAGACACTTTCCCAAAACCGATCACAATTGAGAATCTATTGACGCATACACCTGGATTTGAAGAAACGTCGTACAACCCGATTCAGTTCGAAGAATACACCGTGCAACCACTCGGGGAATCTCTAAAACAAATACCGGAGCGTGCATTTGAACCGGGAAAATTCGCGGCGTACTCGAATTATGGAACGGCTCTGGCGGGATATATCGTTCAAGAAGTCTCGGGTGTTGAATTCTCCGACTACGTGGATATGAATATAATCGAGAAGCTCAGAATGAACAGCACAACCGTAAAGCAAGAACTCGAACCCGATCTCAGGGCGAGAATGAGCACGGGTTACTACTACGTGGATGGAAGGAACGAGTCTCCGACTCCTTTCGAGAAAATCACCATCCCGCCCGCCGGATCAATCACATCGAGCGCCGGCGATATGGCGAAATTCATAATAGCCAATATCCAGAAGGGGGAGTTCGAGGGAGAACGTATCCTGAACGAGGAGACCGCCGAATTAATGCAAAGTGTGCACTTTCGGCATGATCCAAGGCTCAACGGAATGTGTTATGGTTTCTACGAAATGAGTATGAACGGACTTCGATTGATCGGGCACGGCGGTGACACGGGTCTCTTTCACTCTCTCCTGGTGTTCTCTCCTGAAGACAACTGGGGATTATTCGTTTCCTTCAACTCAAATGGAAAAGGTTCTGCAAGAGATGCATTGCTCAATGCTTTCATAGACAGATTCTATCCCGCCGATCGATCAATCGAAAGGAAGGAAGTCTCTTACTTCGATAAGATAAAGCTAACCGGTGATTACATATCTAACAGAAGAATCTTCTCTGATCCTTTTGAAAGACTCAGGTCTTGGATGAATCCGGACATTACCGCTGAAATGTCGCCAAATGGAGATCTTATCATACAGGGCATAGAATACTGCTTCATCGACGATGACCTTGCGACAGCAAAGAATGAAAAAAGCCTCGTTGCTTTTAAAACCGAGGGCGCGAAGAGTTATTTGTTCCCCAATTCAGCACCGATGATCGCATTTGAAAAGATACCCTGGTACATGAGCCAGGAACTGGTTGGAAGCATGATTTTTGTCCTGCTGGCAGGACTATTCATTTTGCTCCCTTAG